In Paenibacillus sp. FSL M7-0420, a single genomic region encodes these proteins:
- a CDS encoding Rpn family recombination-promoting nuclease/putative transposase, with protein MPLPHDEAFKKLLETFFQEFIELFFPELDSMLDYSETRFLMQELLVDIVGEEARELDLLLEIRYKGLDGYILIHLEPQSYRDTRFHERMFIYFSRLFERYRKEHKLIIPIAIFTSDEIREEQDTLEMVIPEHQILRFQFLKVELRKQNWRRFIDSDNAVAAALLAKMGYTTREARDVRREFLRMFMKLKTRLDQGRLALVMSVADLYFKPDRAQDEEIIKELMIQYPEEGEAIMELMPAWKRWGYEEGIAEGIEQGIEKGIEQGIEQGIEKGQAEIIRKLLLHGFTPEEVSKAVELPVEKIKKLM; from the coding sequence ATACCCTTACCACATGATGAGGCTTTTAAGAAGCTGCTGGAGACGTTTTTTCAGGAATTTATTGAGTTGTTTTTTCCTGAGCTTGATTCCATGCTGGATTATAGTGAGACCCGGTTTCTGATGCAGGAATTGCTGGTGGATATTGTTGGCGAGGAAGCGCGGGAGCTGGATCTGCTGCTGGAAATCCGCTATAAAGGACTGGACGGTTATATTTTGATTCACCTGGAACCGCAGTCGTATAGAGATACACGGTTCCATGAACGGATGTTTATTTACTTCAGCCGTCTGTTTGAGCGCTACCGCAAAGAGCATAAGCTGATTATTCCGATTGCCATCTTCACTTCAGATGAGATCAGGGAAGAGCAGGACACCTTGGAGATGGTTATTCCTGAGCATCAGATCCTGCGCTTCCAGTTTCTCAAGGTAGAATTGCGTAAGCAGAACTGGCGCCGGTTTATTGATTCGGATAATGCAGTAGCTGCTGCGTTACTAGCCAAGATGGGGTATACTACAAGAGAAGCGAGAGATGTGCGCCGGGAGTTTCTGCGCATGTTCATGAAGCTGAAGACACGTCTCGATCAAGGTCGGCTGGCACTTGTGATGTCTGTGGCAGATTTATATTTCAAGCCGGACCGGGCCCAGGATGAAGAGATTATAAAAGAATTGATGATACAATACCCGGAGGAGGGTGAAGCGATTATGGAACTCATGCCAGCCTGGAAGCGTTGGGGATATGAAGAGGGCATAGCTGAAGGAATAGAACAGGGAATTGAGAAAGGGATAGAGCAAGGAATAGAACAAGGGATAGAAAAAGGCCAGGCGGAGATTATTCGCAAGTTACTGCTTCACGGATTCACTCCGGAAGAGGTGTCCAAAGCCGTGGAGTTACCGGTGGAAAAGATTAAGAAGCTGATGTAA
- a CDS encoding SDR family oxidoreductase, producing the protein MKLSGNTLLITGGGSGIGLAMAERFIRMGNTVIITGRREQVLQAAQDRFPNLITHVCDLKAESERLALFDWVTANYPGVNVLVNNAGIQQRFNIQTADVRNHWADFNQEITTNLEAPLHLAMLFAPFFTAQEAATIMNVTSGLAFTPFAIAPIYSATKAALHSFTMSLRLQLSGTRVEVIEVAPPAVNTDLGGSGLHVHGEPLDAFTDGIFQGFAEGLQEIGYGSSAERLRMSRDRIDEYAAQMYEATKGYIE; encoded by the coding sequence ATGAAGCTCTCAGGAAACACTCTTCTGATTACAGGCGGAGGCTCCGGCATCGGACTGGCTATGGCGGAACGGTTCATCCGTATGGGGAACACAGTCATCATTACCGGACGGCGTGAGCAGGTATTGCAGGCTGCACAGGACAGATTCCCGAATCTAATTACCCATGTATGTGATTTAAAAGCAGAGTCTGAACGTCTCGCTTTGTTCGACTGGGTAACTGCAAACTATCCCGGAGTCAATGTCCTGGTGAACAATGCGGGGATTCAGCAGCGCTTCAATATACAGACAGCGGATGTGAGGAATCATTGGGCTGATTTCAATCAGGAAATCACCACCAACCTTGAAGCCCCTCTTCATCTGGCTATGCTGTTTGCCCCATTCTTCACAGCGCAGGAGGCTGCAACGATCATGAATGTGACTTCAGGTCTGGCCTTTACTCCGTTTGCCATCGCACCCATCTATTCAGCAACAAAAGCTGCCCTTCATTCGTTCACCATGAGTCTGAGACTCCAGCTCTCCGGGACCCGCGTTGAGGTCATCGAGGTGGCCCCGCCGGCCGTAAATACAGATCTCGGCGGATCAGGGCTGCATGTACATGGCGAGCCGTTAGATGCGTTCACGGATGGAATTTTCCAGGGATTCGCTGAGGGACTCCAGGAGATCGGATACGGCAGTTCGGCGGAACGGCTGCGCATGTCACGGGACCGGATTGACGAATATGCAGCCCAGATGTATGAGGCGACGAAGGGCTATATTGAATAA
- a CDS encoding MerR family transcriptional regulator, which produces MNYYSIGEAATRLGIPESTIRYYEKKGLLPRMERDEAGRRIFTEDYLFFLKIILYLKNTQMPISQIRQYVDWMAEGDSTIALRLAMFQEHKQAVLAQIALMTEALQGIEKKIERYTNYLETNGKEVLS; this is translated from the coding sequence ATGAACTATTATTCCATTGGTGAAGCGGCAACGCGGTTAGGGATTCCGGAATCTACCATACGTTATTATGAGAAGAAAGGGCTACTGCCCCGGATGGAGCGGGATGAAGCGGGCAGGCGGATTTTCACGGAGGATTACCTCTTTTTCCTTAAGATCATCCTCTATCTGAAAAACACACAGATGCCCATAAGCCAGATCAGGCAATATGTAGACTGGATGGCGGAGGGGGACAGCACGATTGCATTGCGGCTTGCCATGTTTCAAGAACATAAGCAGGCTGTATTGGCACAAATCGCGCTCATGACCGAAGCCTTGCAGGGTATTGAGAAGAAAATAGAACGTTATACGAATTATTTAGAGACTAACGGGAAAGAGGTTTTATCATGA
- the essC gene encoding type VII secretion protein EssC has translation MNIQEMTTNQVQRTPRIKPNYPAGVLELEDPARPSEKPSFSWLTIIVPPLGMLIISIFMSTLTRSYIMLVSTMGMTALTVMVSIMNYRASVNKHQEHNKKLEKKYLNYLFQVRNDLQGAASTQREAHTYIHPSIQSCTEIARSRSKQLWERTAIEDDFLHIRIGVGVQPISLVPTYTPTTKAIDDENPLEEIASKICEEMYYVKDIPVYIPLSSISTLGLYGRRPEVRHFLNAAIVHLTTHQGYDDLRIVCVMQPEDLEHWEWLKWLPHTWNKDRSQRTLATTAYEASAIADELLADLRKREEGNKGSYGLQNLQTPHYVFLVFAPELWDSTEMMKYLLSGDSMLGMTSIFISEKIDVALPLNCQVILEMKDGQGLVRKDTHNLLGHLADFFTTDSMDNTQAEYFARSLAPLRIKAAQNNSYIPPVVTFLESFEVEQVEELKVLERWSKNQANRTLSTPLGLGAGGKSLVFDMHEKSYGPHGLVAGTTGSGKSELLQSLLLGLAVNYHPHEIAFVLIDYKGGGMANAFTGLPHLVGTITNLGGNQINRALASIKSELMRRQRLFSEAGVTSIDSYIVLYRNKEVRLPLPHLIIVVDEFAELKSDQPEFMKELVSAARVGRSLGIHLILATQKPSGVVDDQIWSNSRFKLCLKVQTPSDSNEMLKRPEAAEIKEKGRGYLQVGNNELFTLFQSSWSGAPYHTGEAEGEGLPKLDIVSLSGERRALLPKQQQGDNDLALSELQAVVQHIAELSAKESIGEAFQLWLPPLPETLALSEVLDQEQIWDGQQWQEPRDQLVASVGRVDNPSDQEQYNLDINFNLNGHLLVYGAPSSGKTTLLKTMIMSLAMKYDPGYVNFYILDFGTRTLGVYHDLPHLGDVIYPEDEQKLGKLISWLLAQLNERKRKFSQLGISNLVSYCNATGEKVPYIVIMLDNFTGFAEAYDDYVMDLAKLVREGGGYGIYFVFTANTVSSYPYRISQNIKQSLVFQMSDRLDYSSVLGRTDGMEPTNTVGRGLLKEKGILEFHIAQPAEGGSDDQIAASIRRISSEMRAVAGDTSPAEISVIPDKLSLAELLERAVKNRPEGTGGTLVPLGLEQATTLPVELNLKEISSFVVSYTGQQDAELTLPSILKAFEASADSITKELYVFDSNISKWTGLKSMTSLKVMDTAEEFLQLTHSFIEQLQLRKNDARQALADSSTPGEFDETDYILSKYPLLVMVMPHFKSAFDRMENDSLDHLERIARFGGGLGVLLMVGSDVHELNQLQLITNLAGEMINSGNALLTGGRLNDHMAYAHLLESMEYNELNQMMEPAEAMLLIAGSRTQIRMVTDL, from the coding sequence ATGAACATTCAAGAAATGACAACCAATCAGGTACAAAGAACCCCCCGGATTAAACCAAACTACCCGGCAGGAGTGCTGGAGCTGGAAGATCCCGCCAGGCCTTCGGAGAAACCTTCCTTCTCCTGGTTAACCATTATCGTCCCGCCGCTGGGAATGCTGATCATATCTATTTTTATGTCAACCCTAACCAGGTCCTATATTATGCTTGTCTCCACGATGGGGATGACGGCGCTCACGGTTATGGTCTCGATCATGAATTATAGAGCCAGTGTGAACAAGCACCAGGAGCACAACAAGAAATTAGAAAAGAAATATCTCAATTATTTATTTCAGGTTCGCAATGATCTGCAAGGAGCTGCCAGTACGCAGCGTGAGGCCCATACATATATTCATCCAAGTATTCAAAGCTGTACAGAAATCGCCCGTAGCCGGAGTAAACAGCTCTGGGAGAGAACAGCTATTGAGGACGATTTTTTACACATACGGATTGGTGTCGGGGTTCAGCCGATCTCTCTCGTACCTACATACACCCCGACCACCAAGGCTATCGATGATGAGAATCCGCTCGAAGAGATTGCCAGTAAGATCTGCGAGGAGATGTATTACGTAAAAGATATCCCGGTCTATATCCCGCTAAGCAGTATCAGCACGCTCGGGTTATACGGTAGACGGCCTGAGGTCCGCCATTTCCTGAATGCTGCAATCGTTCATCTCACCACACACCAGGGATACGATGATTTAAGAATAGTGTGTGTCATGCAGCCCGAAGATCTGGAGCACTGGGAGTGGCTGAAATGGCTGCCGCATACCTGGAATAAGGACCGGAGTCAAAGAACTCTGGCCACGACAGCCTACGAGGCTTCTGCGATTGCCGATGAGCTGCTGGCGGATCTCAGGAAGAGAGAAGAGGGTAACAAAGGAAGCTATGGCCTGCAGAATTTGCAGACACCGCATTATGTTTTTTTGGTTTTTGCTCCTGAACTGTGGGACAGTACGGAAATGATGAAATACTTGCTGTCAGGTGATTCGATGCTTGGAATGACAAGTATTTTTATATCGGAGAAAATCGACGTTGCTTTGCCGCTGAATTGCCAGGTCATTCTGGAGATGAAGGACGGGCAAGGACTGGTCCGTAAGGATACTCATAATCTGCTGGGCCATTTGGCTGATTTTTTCACAACAGATTCAATGGATAACACTCAAGCAGAGTATTTCGCCCGGTCTTTGGCACCGCTCCGCATTAAGGCCGCACAGAATAACAGCTACATTCCACCGGTGGTTACTTTTCTGGAGAGCTTTGAGGTGGAGCAGGTCGAGGAGCTGAAGGTACTGGAACGCTGGTCCAAAAACCAGGCCAACCGTACGCTGTCCACTCCCCTTGGGCTGGGTGCAGGCGGAAAGTCCCTTGTCTTCGACATGCATGAGAAAAGCTATGGTCCCCATGGACTGGTAGCCGGTACAACCGGATCAGGGAAAAGTGAGCTGCTTCAATCTCTGCTGCTCGGTCTGGCAGTGAATTATCATCCGCATGAAATTGCGTTTGTGCTGATTGACTATAAGGGGGGCGGGATGGCCAATGCCTTCACCGGACTTCCGCATCTGGTGGGAACGATCACCAACCTCGGCGGCAATCAGATTAACCGGGCGCTGGCCTCAATCAAAAGTGAGCTGATGCGCAGGCAAAGACTCTTCAGTGAAGCCGGTGTGACCAGTATTGACAGCTATATTGTTCTTTACCGGAATAAAGAGGTACGGCTGCCCCTGCCGCACTTGATTATCGTGGTGGATGAGTTCGCAGAGCTGAAATCGGATCAGCCGGAGTTCATGAAGGAGCTGGTCAGTGCGGCGCGGGTCGGAAGAAGTTTGGGCATTCACTTAATACTGGCAACTCAGAAGCCGTCCGGTGTGGTGGACGATCAAATCTGGAGTAACTCCAGATTCAAGCTGTGCCTGAAGGTGCAGACTCCCTCTGACAGTAATGAGATGCTGAAACGTCCGGAGGCTGCCGAGATCAAAGAAAAGGGCCGCGGCTATCTGCAGGTGGGCAATAATGAGCTGTTCACCTTGTTCCAGTCTTCCTGGAGCGGGGCGCCTTACCATACAGGTGAAGCTGAAGGTGAGGGGCTGCCCAAGCTGGACATCGTTTCATTAAGCGGAGAGCGCAGAGCGCTGCTTCCGAAGCAGCAACAGGGTGACAATGACTTGGCGTTAAGTGAACTGCAGGCTGTAGTTCAACACATTGCCGAACTTTCAGCAAAGGAATCCATTGGAGAGGCTTTCCAGCTGTGGCTTCCTCCGCTTCCGGAGACTTTGGCGCTGTCGGAAGTGCTTGATCAGGAACAGATATGGGATGGACAACAGTGGCAGGAGCCAAGGGATCAGCTGGTGGCAAGCGTTGGGCGGGTAGACAATCCTTCAGATCAGGAGCAGTACAATCTGGACATTAATTTTAATCTGAATGGACATTTGCTGGTCTATGGAGCGCCTAGCAGCGGGAAGACCACTCTACTGAAGACAATGATCATGTCGCTTGCCATGAAGTATGATCCGGGGTATGTGAATTTTTATATTCTGGATTTCGGTACACGAACTTTGGGCGTCTATCATGATCTTCCGCATTTGGGGGATGTCATTTATCCGGAGGATGAACAAAAGCTTGGGAAGCTGATTAGCTGGCTGCTCGCCCAACTCAATGAGCGTAAACGTAAATTTTCTCAGCTTGGCATCAGCAATCTGGTCTCCTACTGTAATGCAACTGGAGAAAAGGTCCCTTATATCGTTATTATGCTGGATAATTTCACAGGCTTCGCAGAGGCGTACGATGACTATGTTATGGATCTGGCCAAGCTTGTGCGCGAAGGGGGAGGCTACGGAATTTACTTTGTGTTTACGGCCAATACAGTCAGCTCCTATCCTTACCGGATTAGCCAGAATATTAAGCAGTCGCTTGTATTTCAAATGTCTGACAGGCTGGATTACTCCAGCGTTCTGGGCAGGACAGACGGAATGGAGCCAACGAATACCGTAGGCCGTGGCTTGCTAAAAGAAAAAGGGATTCTGGAATTCCATATTGCGCAGCCGGCCGAAGGCGGCTCGGATGATCAAATAGCGGCCTCCATCCGCCGGATCAGCTCAGAGATGAGGGCGGTAGCAGGAGACACTAGTCCTGCCGAGATTTCTGTAATACCGGATAAGCTTTCCCTTGCAGAGCTTCTGGAGCGTGCAGTGAAGAACCGGCCGGAAGGAACCGGGGGAACGCTGGTGCCGCTTGGACTGGAACAGGCCACGACGCTGCCGGTAGAGCTCAATCTGAAGGAAATCAGCAGCTTTGTAGTCTCTTATACCGGGCAGCAGGATGCAGAGTTAACCTTACCTTCGATCCTGAAGGCGTTTGAAGCCTCTGCCGATTCCATAACCAAGGAGCTGTATGTATTCGACAGCAACATTTCGAAATGGACTGGCCTGAAATCCATGACCTCCCTAAAGGTTATGGATACAGCAGAGGAGTTTCTGCAGCTCACCCATTCCTTCATAGAGCAATTGCAGCTTAGAAAAAACGATGCCCGACAAGCTTTGGCTGACAGCTCCACACCTGGAGAATTCGATGAAACGGATTATATTTTGTCCAAGTATCCGCTCCTTGTCATGGTAATGCCGCATTTCAAGTCGGCCTTCGACCGGATGGAGAATGATTCACTGGATCATCTGGAGCGGATTGCCCGCTTTGGCGGCGGACTGGGCGTGCTGCTCATGGTTGGCAGTGATGTGCATGAGCTTAACCAGCTGCAGCTGATCACGAATCTGGCCGGAGAGATGATTAATAGCGGCAACGCGCTGCTGACCGGAGGAAGGTTGAACGATCATATGGCTTATGCCCACTTACTGGAGAGTATGGAGTATAACGAGCTTAATCAAATGATGGAGCCGGCTGAGGCTATGCTGCTGATTGCAGGCTCCAGAACGCAAATTAGAATGGTCACAGATTTATAG
- a CDS encoding SAF domain-containing protein → MAVRKRKKILRYTMISGSLVAVITSGVWFATYRHYNAKLIDERAAYEQQLLDKDQVLQRYMDQSQTAYVLMTPKLAGEVIAEEDVIQEKLPKFSSPDNLIGESKAIVGKYMKIDVMPGTAVTTEMVRDEARLDPSERKEETEYIKLPLRLTKKDVVDIRIVFPNGEDYIVVGKKSLKDVDLANQYTFFNDNEEEAQLLNSALVDAYINNAELYMKQYVEPELQPEPVINYVPNLDVLGVIKSNPSIIEQAKWGLAEKLRTELDKRLKAIDDGNRIRIGAQEPSGSGVSKRKSEQGAAQEQAAPVDNSQSVNGIIDQTHQAPIDSSTDQNSVGLTEDAPATENQLLEGE, encoded by the coding sequence GTGGCAGTACGCAAACGCAAAAAGATTCTACGATACACGATGATTTCAGGTTCTCTTGTTGCCGTTATTACATCGGGCGTATGGTTTGCAACCTATCGCCACTATAATGCCAAGCTGATTGATGAACGGGCCGCTTATGAGCAGCAGCTGCTGGATAAGGATCAGGTCTTGCAGCGTTACATGGATCAGTCCCAGACCGCTTACGTGCTGATGACCCCTAAGCTGGCGGGTGAAGTTATTGCTGAGGAGGATGTAATACAGGAGAAGCTCCCGAAGTTCTCCTCGCCGGATAATCTGATCGGTGAGTCCAAGGCGATTGTCGGTAAATATATGAAGATTGATGTGATGCCGGGTACAGCTGTAACGACGGAGATGGTCCGTGATGAGGCAAGACTCGACCCGTCAGAGCGTAAAGAAGAGACGGAATATATTAAGCTTCCGCTCCGTCTTACCAAGAAAGACGTTGTAGATATCCGGATTGTATTTCCTAACGGTGAAGATTACATAGTAGTGGGCAAGAAATCTCTTAAGGACGTTGATTTGGCTAACCAGTATACCTTCTTCAATGACAATGAAGAAGAAGCGCAATTGCTTAATTCGGCTCTGGTAGATGCTTATATTAACAATGCAGAGCTGTATATGAAGCAGTATGTAGAGCCGGAGCTCCAGCCTGAACCCGTGATTAACTATGTGCCCAATCTGGATGTACTGGGCGTGATCAAGAGTAATCCGTCCATTATTGAACAGGCCAAGTGGGGACTTGCCGAGAAGCTTCGTACAGAGCTGGATAAACGCCTTAAGGCTATTGACGATGGCAACCGAATCCGTATAGGGGCACAGGAACCAAGCGGAAGCGGAGTCAGCAAGCGGAAGTCTGAGCAGGGAGCGGCACAGGAGCAGGCTGCCCCGGTAGATAATTCCCAATCGGTGAACGGAATTATAGACCAGACCCATCAGGCGCCAATCGACTCAAGTACAGATCAGAATTCAGTGGGCTTAACGGAGGATGCACCGGCAACTGAGAATCAACTGCTCGAAGGAGAGTGA
- a CDS encoding ATPase, T2SS/T4P/T4SS family — MINIILIIVVLAAIGVFLYLWVGKSKKSAPPAVQLKYDMNEIVQFLRRAFEEIIASSLYEGSPSEEEYNRRKARRRELQKALRSCMHGDLSAKRYVKLYMKDLLLQTYGLDEGNADKIIPFGHANRLTSQDCFDILLYTFKKDYGQDAFNEMVGKYNLDTLHRLPDGSRGYKVTEEQICSIYSAEQPGLSFQDKVEVIVQRAYQIYKGLGVIDELRDQNIDGVNGGTSGMPPDVVQTTDFLEYTKQQHFLPQSYDAVWTFYRGKSLHLEFLSFGSEKELKRVCQNIYGFGNPGQLNESKGYIINDMADGSRVVVVRPKMAESWAFFVRKFNDSLVELEQQIKDEGAPLAIEMLEFLILGHQVTAITGRQGSGKTTLLKALIKYIDAKNIRIQETSFEIWARKMYPGKNILSFRETPSVSGQDGLDVQKKTDGAVNIVGEAATHSVVSYVIQAAQVASEYTLFTHHGKTLPNLISALRNSLVASGAFSNEKIAEVQVVEALGFNVHLVLRAGKRYIERITEIIPADSQYEYPQEYKNQETPMEKLDAFMDTMSEYFGRMTDRRAYSYTDIIVWEAGEYVAKQPISSRKREEMLKNMDKDEAGRFEAFIEQYWGQSA, encoded by the coding sequence ATGATTAATATCATTCTAATCATCGTTGTGTTGGCTGCTATTGGAGTGTTCCTGTACTTATGGGTAGGCAAAAGCAAGAAATCAGCGCCGCCTGCCGTTCAATTGAAATATGATATGAACGAAATTGTGCAGTTTCTGAGGAGAGCCTTCGAGGAGATTATTGCTTCTTCCCTCTACGAAGGAAGCCCGAGTGAGGAAGAATACAACCGCCGTAAGGCACGGCGCAGAGAATTACAGAAGGCGCTGCGCTCTTGTATGCACGGGGATTTATCGGCGAAGAGATATGTGAAGCTCTATATGAAGGATCTGCTTTTGCAGACCTATGGGCTGGATGAAGGGAACGCGGATAAAATAATCCCCTTCGGTCATGCCAACCGGCTCACTTCTCAGGACTGCTTCGACATTCTGCTCTATACCTTCAAGAAAGACTACGGGCAGGATGCCTTCAATGAAATGGTTGGCAAATACAATCTGGATACGCTGCATAGATTACCTGACGGTTCTAGGGGCTACAAGGTCACCGAAGAGCAAATTTGCAGCATTTACAGCGCAGAGCAGCCGGGATTATCCTTTCAGGATAAGGTTGAGGTCATTGTGCAGAGAGCGTACCAAATCTATAAAGGTCTGGGTGTGATCGATGAGCTTCGGGACCAGAATATTGACGGTGTTAACGGGGGGACAAGCGGGATGCCGCCGGATGTTGTCCAGACCACAGACTTTCTGGAGTATACGAAGCAGCAGCATTTCCTTCCTCAATCCTATGATGCTGTCTGGACCTTTTACCGCGGAAAGTCACTCCATCTGGAATTCTTAAGCTTCGGATCGGAGAAGGAGCTTAAACGGGTCTGTCAGAATATTTACGGCTTCGGGAATCCGGGACAGCTGAATGAATCCAAGGGATACATTATTAACGACATGGCGGATGGAAGCAGAGTGGTGGTGGTCCGCCCCAAAATGGCGGAGAGCTGGGCTTTTTTTGTCCGCAAATTCAATGACTCTCTGGTAGAGCTGGAGCAGCAGATCAAAGATGAAGGGGCACCGCTGGCTATAGAAATGCTGGAGTTCCTGATTCTGGGTCACCAGGTTACTGCAATTACCGGCCGGCAGGGCTCCGGGAAAACCACCTTGCTGAAGGCGCTGATCAAGTACATTGATGCGAAGAACATCCGGATTCAGGAGACGTCCTTTGAGATCTGGGCGAGAAAAATGTATCCGGGCAAAAATATTCTGTCCTTCCGGGAGACTCCTTCTGTCAGCGGACAGGACGGGCTGGATGTGCAGAAGAAAACAGATGGTGCGGTGAATATCGTTGGTGAAGCGGCCACGCACAGCGTTGTCAGTTATGTCATTCAGGCAGCCCAGGTGGCTTCCGAATATACGCTTTTTACGCATCACGGCAAAACATTACCCAATCTGATCAGCGCTTTGCGCAACAGTCTTGTCGCTTCGGGAGCCTTCAGCAATGAGAAGATTGCCGAGGTCCAGGTCGTTGAGGCGCTCGGCTTCAATGTTCATCTGGTATTGCGTGCCGGCAAACGGTATATCGAGCGCATTACTGAGATCATTCCGGCAGATTCACAGTACGAGTATCCTCAGGAATATAAGAACCAGGAGACTCCTATGGAGAAGCTGGATGCATTCATGGATACCATGTCCGAATATTTCGGACGGATGACAGACCGGCGTGCTTACAGCTATACAGATATTATCGTGTGGGAAGCCGGGGAGTACGTAGCGAAGCAACCGATCAGCAGCCGGAAAAGGGAAGAGATGCTGAAGAATATGGATAAAGATGAGGCGGGACGTTTCGAAGCCTTTATCGAACAATATTGGGGGCAGTCCGCATGA
- a CDS encoding S-layer homology domain-containing protein, producing the protein MNNNLVKSIKKIMLVLVLLATGLASFPTSGVRADSVQFSDIPANHWAKGGIDSAVKKGIVVGYPSGLFMPNANVSRAEFIKMIVTATGQNVETTEGKWYEGYVNAAEQAKLYVTSDFANSELEWNAKITRKEMARIAARATGLETKEDDKWMYLATKTGLISGLGAGKLGEKENTTRAQAVVTVERVLTVKGGGKLPIDKYAVGSAELVWHKTNIFTVMPEIMTTGDPVKDLTVADLWKEDKMKITSKDGLYSAEIDELIVIDLADKNDPNLAQIPDLATLKWKNTSDGTSDGMRILGKYMNSYLLYSKSHVNFNKDTTRYSPYSHYTVYFSGLDNSDRMAFVNGDLNSQAFVFQKKPFDLPITIIPKSGWVNKRGISVSIDVPSYAAYYSLRNEIIRIAGPNRIQ; encoded by the coding sequence ATGAATAATAATCTAGTGAAAAGCATCAAAAAAATAATGCTGGTTCTCGTACTGCTGGCTACAGGCCTAGCTTCATTTCCAACCTCCGGAGTAAGGGCAGATTCTGTTCAATTCAGTGATATTCCGGCTAATCATTGGGCGAAAGGCGGAATTGACTCAGCAGTAAAAAAAGGCATTGTAGTTGGATATCCCAGCGGACTATTTATGCCGAACGCGAATGTAAGCCGTGCAGAATTTATTAAGATGATCGTGACTGCCACTGGTCAAAATGTGGAGACGACGGAAGGTAAATGGTATGAAGGCTACGTTAATGCTGCGGAACAGGCCAAGCTGTACGTTACCAGTGACTTTGCTAATTCGGAGCTGGAATGGAATGCGAAAATAACTCGTAAGGAGATGGCACGTATTGCTGCACGTGCGACTGGATTAGAGACAAAAGAAGATGACAAGTGGATGTATCTGGCTACGAAGACGGGCTTAATCTCTGGACTGGGCGCAGGCAAGCTTGGAGAAAAGGAAAATACCACTAGAGCCCAAGCAGTAGTTACTGTGGAGCGCGTATTGACTGTTAAAGGCGGAGGTAAGCTGCCTATAGATAAGTATGCCGTGGGAAGCGCAGAATTGGTCTGGCACAAAACGAATATTTTTACGGTAATGCCCGAGATTATGACAACTGGTGATCCTGTGAAGGATTTAACCGTGGCAGATCTTTGGAAAGAAGATAAGATGAAAATCACTTCTAAGGATGGTCTTTATAGCGCAGAAATTGATGAATTGATTGTAATAGACTTAGCTGACAAAAATGATCCGAATTTAGCTCAAATTCCTGATTTAGCTACTTTGAAATGGAAAAACACTTCTGATGGTACATCAGATGGAATGAGAATCCTCGGAAAATACATGAATAGTTACTTGCTCTATTCTAAAAGCCATGTGAACTTCAATAAAGATACTACAAGATATTCACCCTACAGTCATTATACAGTTTATTTTTCAGGTCTTGATAATTCTGATCGAATGGCCTTCGTCAATGGGGATTTAAATTCTCAAGCATTTGTATTTCAAAAAAAACCATTCGATTTACCAATAACTATAATACCCAAAAGTGGGTGGGTGAATAAGAGAGGCATATCTGTATCTATTGATGTCCCGTCCTATGCTGCTTACTATTCCTTACGAAATGAAATTATAAGAATTGCAGGCCCTAATCGTATTCAATAA